Proteins from one Mycobacterium sp. EPa45 genomic window:
- a CDS encoding LLM class flavin-dependent oxidoreductase produces MRFTYAEAMIDPSFYIPLAKAVEAAGYDAMTIPDSVAYPFESDSTYPYTPDGNREFLDGKPFIETFLLTAALGAVTERLKFNFFVLKLPIRPPALVAKQAGSLAALIGNRVGLGVGTSPWPEDYELMGVPFAKRGKRMDECIEIIRGLTTGDYFEFHGEFYDIPKTKMTPAPSEPLPILIGGHADAALRRAARNDGWMHGGGTDDLDDLLVKLNRYRDEEGTSARPFEIHVISLDAFTVDGVKRLEDKGITDVMVGFRLPYIKGPDTEPLDTKIRNLEMFAEKVIAKVNR; encoded by the coding sequence ATGCGATTCACCTACGCCGAGGCGATGATCGATCCATCGTTCTACATTCCGCTTGCCAAAGCCGTCGAGGCGGCCGGCTACGACGCGATGACGATTCCGGACAGCGTTGCCTACCCGTTCGAGTCGGACTCGACCTATCCCTACACCCCCGACGGCAACCGGGAGTTCCTGGACGGCAAGCCGTTCATCGAGACGTTCCTGCTCACCGCCGCGCTGGGTGCGGTGACCGAGCGGCTCAAGTTCAACTTCTTCGTCCTCAAGTTGCCGATCAGGCCGCCGGCCTTGGTGGCCAAACAGGCCGGCTCATTGGCCGCGCTGATCGGAAATCGGGTGGGACTCGGCGTCGGAACCAGCCCGTGGCCCGAGGACTACGAGTTGATGGGCGTGCCGTTCGCCAAGCGAGGCAAGCGGATGGACGAATGCATCGAGATCATCCGCGGGCTCACCACTGGTGACTACTTCGAATTCCACGGGGAGTTCTACGACATCCCGAAAACCAAAATGACGCCCGCGCCATCCGAACCCCTTCCGATCCTGATCGGGGGACACGCCGATGCCGCGCTGCGCCGCGCCGCCCGCAACGACGGCTGGATGCACGGCGGCGGCACCGACGACCTCGACGACCTGCTGGTCAAGCTCAACCGGTACCGGGACGAGGAAGGGACGTCTGCTCGGCCATTCGAAATCCACGTGATCTCGCTCGACGCGTTCACCGTCGACGGGGTGAAACGTTTGGAGGACAAGGGAATTACCGACGTGATGGTCGGATTTCGCCTTCCCTACATCAAGGGGCCCGATACCGAGCCGCTGGACACCAAGATCCGCAACCTCGAGATGTTCGCCGAAAAAGTGATCGCAAAGGTCAACCGCTAG
- a CDS encoding MFS transporter, with the protein MTAWLTRNVRVLSAVSFLQDAASELLYPLLPIYLTAVLGAPPSVVGAIEGAAEGAASMTKLAVGPLGDRFAKRPLIATGYGMAALGKVIIALAGAWPGVLAGRVVDRLGKGIRGAPRDALLVDGVDAPLRGRVFGFHRAMDTLGAVVGPLLGLAGYELLDHHIAPLLYIAIVPAVLSVLLVALVREPRRAVPRAKHQPIFRGLRELPERYWRVTALLVGFGLVNFPDALLLLRLNEIGFGVVGVILAYVGYNLVYALGSFPAGMLADRLPRSVVFGFGLVFFAVGYIGLGLTTNSLAAWLLIAAYGMFTACTDGVGKAWISSLVGGDRQASAQGVFQGASGFAVLGAGLWAGLLWGGDGRLPLLISGVVGGCFAAALLVPSAIRRFR; encoded by the coding sequence ATGACTGCGTGGTTGACCCGCAATGTGCGGGTGCTCTCGGCGGTGTCGTTCCTCCAAGACGCGGCGAGCGAGCTGCTGTATCCATTGCTGCCCATCTATCTGACCGCCGTGCTGGGGGCGCCGCCGTCGGTCGTGGGCGCCATAGAAGGCGCGGCGGAGGGCGCCGCGTCGATGACCAAGCTGGCGGTAGGTCCGCTCGGTGATCGGTTCGCCAAACGGCCCTTGATCGCAACCGGGTACGGGATGGCCGCACTCGGCAAGGTCATCATCGCCCTCGCCGGCGCATGGCCCGGTGTGCTGGCCGGTCGCGTGGTCGACCGCCTCGGGAAGGGGATCCGCGGCGCCCCGCGCGATGCTCTTCTGGTCGACGGTGTCGACGCACCGTTGCGCGGCAGGGTATTCGGCTTCCACCGAGCGATGGACACCCTCGGTGCGGTGGTCGGGCCGCTGCTCGGACTGGCGGGTTACGAACTGCTGGACCATCACATCGCTCCGCTGCTGTACATCGCGATCGTCCCCGCGGTGCTGTCCGTGCTGCTGGTCGCGCTGGTGCGCGAGCCACGACGCGCTGTCCCGCGCGCCAAACACCAACCGATCTTTCGTGGCTTGCGCGAGCTGCCCGAGCGGTACTGGCGAGTGACCGCACTGCTGGTCGGCTTCGGTCTCGTCAACTTCCCCGATGCGCTACTGCTGTTGCGGCTCAACGAAATCGGCTTCGGCGTGGTCGGGGTGATCCTCGCCTACGTGGGATACAACCTGGTATATGCGCTCGGCAGTTTTCCGGCAGGCATGCTGGCCGACCGGTTACCGCGTTCGGTGGTGTTCGGCTTCGGGCTGGTCTTCTTCGCGGTCGGCTACATCGGCTTGGGCCTGACCACGAATTCCCTTGCGGCGTGGCTGTTGATCGCGGCCTATGGGATGTTCACCGCATGCACCGACGGCGTCGGAAAAGCGTGGATCTCGTCCCTCGTCGGCGGTGACCGGCAGGCCAGCGCACAGGGAGTGTTCCAGGGTGCCAGTGGTTTCGCGGTGCTGGGCGCCGGCCTCTGGGCCGGGTTGCTGTGGGGCGGCGACGGCCGACTGCCGCTGCTGATCTCCGGCGTTGTCGGTGGGTGTTTCGCGGCTGCGCTCCTGGTGCCGTCCGCAATCCGGCGCTTTCGTTAG
- a CDS encoding helix-turn-helix transcriptional regulator, with product MAIGQVSITEAQLPRALEFETGQWSCYLVTQVKAGNARIGTTARAERCVTGEVVLAVRPGRPCWAQTEDAELSVAALAPEALLRITGDPATGGGPTVRFTASRPRSRAAAAQWGTTIDYVRSTLSSVRCPDDAALLVGGAVSLLASTLLHVFPNTYADAEQVEHPQVSAPLVRRAIDYIQANCARDISMGDIAAAINVTPRAVQYMFRRHLDTTPMAYLRRVRLERAHRDLLAADPSHDTVSAIAIGWGFAHTGRFSQAYRTEFGESPSVTLHS from the coding sequence GTGGCAATCGGACAGGTCAGCATCACCGAGGCGCAGTTGCCGAGGGCTCTGGAGTTCGAGACCGGCCAATGGTCCTGCTACCTCGTGACTCAGGTGAAGGCGGGCAACGCCCGGATCGGGACCACCGCCCGGGCCGAGCGGTGCGTGACCGGCGAGGTTGTCCTCGCCGTGCGCCCCGGTCGACCGTGTTGGGCACAAACCGAAGATGCCGAGTTGTCAGTTGCGGCGCTGGCACCCGAGGCGCTGCTGCGGATCACCGGTGATCCGGCGACCGGTGGCGGACCCACGGTTCGCTTCACCGCCAGCCGGCCTCGGTCGCGCGCCGCGGCGGCACAGTGGGGGACGACCATCGACTACGTGAGGTCAACGCTGTCGAGCGTGCGTTGTCCCGACGATGCCGCGTTATTGGTGGGCGGTGCCGTCTCGCTGCTGGCGTCGACACTCCTGCATGTCTTCCCGAACACCTATGCCGACGCCGAGCAGGTCGAACATCCCCAGGTCTCGGCACCCCTGGTGCGCCGGGCGATCGACTACATTCAGGCCAACTGTGCGCGGGACATCTCGATGGGAGATATCGCCGCTGCCATCAACGTCACGCCCAGAGCCGTTCAGTACATGTTCCGTCGACACCTCGACACCACCCCGATGGCATACCTGCGCCGGGTCCGGCTGGAGCGCGCGCACCGAGATCTTTTGGCCGCCGACCCATCACACGACACCGTGTCCGCGATCGCCATTGGTTGGGGCTTCGCCCATACCGGGCGGTTCAGCCAGGCCTACCGCACGGAGTTCGGGGAGTCCCCAAGCGTCACTCTGCACAGCTGA
- a CDS encoding DUF2231 domain-containing protein, producing MSTFSGLPAHVLFVHFIVVLAPLTAVLAILCALWPAARQRLVWLVLALSLVVTALTPLTTEAGEWLEHRVGRSPVLHDHTELGDTMIFFALALLVAAVLLAVVHVSAARGRSVSTALAAAVAVFVVVAGVATIVQVYRIGDSGAKATWGQIA from the coding sequence GTGTCGACGTTCAGCGGCCTGCCCGCTCATGTCCTGTTCGTACATTTCATCGTGGTTCTCGCGCCACTTACGGCCGTCCTGGCGATCCTGTGCGCGCTGTGGCCCGCGGCCCGGCAGCGGCTGGTGTGGCTGGTGCTCGCCCTGTCACTCGTCGTCACAGCGCTGACGCCGCTGACCACAGAGGCTGGCGAGTGGCTCGAGCACCGCGTCGGTCGTTCGCCGGTGCTGCACGACCACACCGAGCTCGGCGACACGATGATCTTCTTCGCACTGGCACTGCTCGTCGCGGCAGTACTGCTGGCCGTCGTCCACGTGAGCGCCGCCCGGGGGCGATCGGTGTCGACTGCCCTGGCGGCCGCCGTCGCGGTGTTTGTGGTGGTGGCCGGCGTCGCGACGATCGTGCAGGTGTACCGCATCGGCGACTCCGGTGCGAAGGCCACCTGGGGTCAGATCGCTTGA
- a CDS encoding propionyl-CoA synthetase translates to MGGYRQLFDASVADPCAFWAQAARAVTWTRAPQRILDDSNPPFYRWFPDAELNTCANALDRHIDARGDQPALIYDSPVTGAQRVYTYRELLDETARFAGALRDMGVGRGDRVVLYMPMIPEAVISMLACARLGAVHSVVFGGFAAHELATRIDDAQPVVIVSASCGIEPTRVVQYKPMLDQALSLASHKPAACVMVQRDKHTCDLVDGRDVDWASAMAAAEPVDPVPVAATDPLYVLYTSGTTGKPKGIVRDNGGHAVALLWTMKHVYDIDPGDVFWAASDVGWVVGHSYIVYGPLLVGATTVLYEGKPIGTPDPGAFWRVVAEHGVKALFTAPTAIRAIRKEDPAASHADRYDLSSLKYLFQAGERLDPDTYAWASAKLGVPVVDHWWQTETGWAIAANPMGVEHLPLKAGSPTVPMPGYDVQILRVDGSRCEPNEEGAICISLPLPPGTLPTLWGDDARYEASYLCEHPGYYLTGDGGYLDSDGYLFVMGRIDDVINVAGHRLSTGSIEAVLAAHPAVAECAVIGVADEIKGQVPRGFVVLKAGASAEGLAEELVAAVREEIGAVACFRLVDVVPALPKTRSGKILRKTMRGIAHGKDEPVPSTIEDPTVLETLKPILQG, encoded by the coding sequence ATGGGCGGGTATCGCCAACTGTTCGACGCCAGCGTCGCTGACCCCTGCGCATTCTGGGCGCAGGCCGCCCGCGCGGTCACCTGGACTCGTGCGCCCCAGCGCATCCTCGACGACAGCAACCCGCCGTTCTACCGGTGGTTCCCCGACGCAGAACTGAACACCTGCGCCAACGCGCTGGACCGGCACATCGACGCGCGCGGGGACCAGCCCGCGCTGATTTACGACTCGCCGGTCACCGGTGCTCAGCGCGTCTATACCTATCGCGAATTGCTCGATGAGACAGCACGATTCGCTGGCGCGCTGCGTGATATGGGGGTCGGCAGAGGCGACCGCGTCGTGCTCTACATGCCGATGATCCCCGAGGCGGTCATCTCGATGCTGGCCTGCGCCCGCCTTGGCGCGGTGCACTCGGTGGTATTCGGCGGGTTCGCCGCGCACGAGCTGGCCACCCGCATCGACGACGCGCAGCCCGTCGTGATCGTCTCGGCGTCGTGCGGTATCGAGCCGACCCGGGTGGTGCAGTACAAGCCGATGCTGGACCAGGCGCTGTCACTGGCCTCCCATAAGCCCGCCGCGTGCGTGATGGTGCAGCGCGACAAGCACACCTGCGACCTGGTAGACGGCCGCGATGTCGACTGGGCTTCCGCGATGGCCGCGGCCGAGCCCGTCGACCCGGTGCCGGTGGCCGCGACCGATCCGCTGTACGTGCTCTACACCTCTGGTACGACGGGCAAGCCCAAAGGCATCGTCCGCGACAACGGCGGCCACGCCGTCGCGCTGTTGTGGACCATGAAGCACGTCTACGACATCGACCCGGGTGACGTGTTCTGGGCCGCCTCCGATGTCGGGTGGGTGGTGGGCCACTCCTACATCGTGTACGGGCCGTTGCTGGTCGGTGCCACGACGGTGCTCTACGAAGGAAAGCCCATCGGCACACCGGATCCCGGCGCCTTCTGGCGGGTGGTGGCCGAGCACGGGGTGAAGGCACTGTTCACCGCGCCGACGGCCATTCGCGCGATCCGCAAGGAGGATCCGGCGGCCTCGCATGCCGACCGGTACGACCTGTCGAGTCTGAAGTATCTGTTCCAGGCCGGCGAACGGCTGGATCCCGATACCTACGCCTGGGCATCGGCGAAACTCGGTGTGCCCGTTGTGGATCACTGGTGGCAGACCGAAACCGGCTGGGCGATCGCCGCCAATCCGATGGGCGTGGAACACCTTCCGCTCAAGGCCGGTTCGCCTACGGTGCCGATGCCGGGCTACGACGTCCAGATCCTGCGGGTCGACGGCAGCCGGTGTGAACCGAACGAAGAGGGTGCAATCTGCATCAGTCTGCCGCTGCCGCCAGGGACGCTGCCGACCCTGTGGGGCGACGACGCCCGGTACGAGGCGTCGTACCTGTGCGAGCACCCGGGGTATTACCTGACGGGTGACGGCGGCTACCTCGACTCCGACGGCTACCTGTTCGTGATGGGCCGCATCGACGACGTGATCAACGTTGCGGGACACCGATTGTCGACGGGTTCGATCGAAGCGGTGCTTGCCGCGCATCCCGCGGTGGCCGAATGCGCGGTGATCGGCGTGGCCGACGAGATCAAGGGACAGGTGCCGCGCGGCTTCGTGGTGCTGAAGGCGGGTGCGTCGGCCGAGGGGCTGGCCGAAGAGTTGGTGGCCGCGGTGCGCGAAGAGATCGGCGCGGTGGCGTGCTTCCGGTTGGTCGATGTGGTGCCGGCGCTGCCGAAGACCCGCTCGGGCAAGATCCTGCGCAAGACGATGCGCGGCATCGCGCACGGCAAGGACGAGCCGGTGCCGTCGACCATCGAAGACCCAACGGTGCTGGAGACCTTGAAGCCGATCCTGCAGGGGTAG
- the cobF gene encoding precorrin-6A synthase (deacetylating): protein MRTIHVIGIGAGDPDYVTSQAIHALNDTQVFFAMDKGDAKSDLVALRREICRRFIAEPGYRFVELPDPKRAADGDYTQAVADWHLARAELWAKAIETELGPDGVGAFLAWGDPSLYDSTLRILDEVRRHVELDYDVIPGITAIQALTARHRIPLNDVGEPVLITTGRRLRNSGLTGSAVVMLDGDCAFLSCPPQTRIWWGAYLGTGDELLMSGTVGDIGERIAQVRAEARTQHGWIMDIYLLRA from the coding sequence GTGCGCACCATCCATGTGATCGGCATCGGCGCCGGCGACCCCGACTACGTGACGTCGCAGGCGATCCATGCGCTCAATGACACCCAAGTGTTCTTCGCGATGGACAAGGGCGACGCGAAGAGCGATCTCGTCGCGCTCCGGCGGGAGATCTGCCGGCGCTTCATCGCCGAGCCGGGCTACCGCTTCGTCGAACTGCCCGACCCGAAACGCGCGGCCGACGGCGACTACACCCAGGCCGTCGCCGACTGGCACCTCGCTCGCGCCGAGCTGTGGGCCAAGGCCATCGAGACCGAGCTCGGTCCCGACGGTGTCGGCGCCTTCCTGGCGTGGGGCGACCCGTCGCTGTACGACAGCACCCTGCGGATCCTTGACGAGGTGCGCCGCCACGTCGAGCTCGACTACGACGTCATCCCCGGCATCACCGCGATCCAGGCGCTGACCGCCCGGCATCGCATCCCGCTCAACGACGTCGGCGAACCCGTACTGATCACCACCGGGCGGCGGCTCCGCAACAGCGGCCTGACCGGCTCGGCCGTGGTCATGCTCGACGGCGACTGCGCCTTTCTGAGTTGCCCGCCGCAGACCCGGATCTGGTGGGGGGCCTACCTCGGCACCGGCGACGAACTGTTGATGTCGGGCACGGTCGGCGACATCGGCGAGCGCATCGCGCAGGTCCGTGCCGAGGCCCGCACGCAACACGGCTGGATCATGGACATCTACCTCTTGCGGGCCTGA
- a CDS encoding glyoxalase: protein MTVTIDEIHVADPASAWRDAGFSVDADSVSRIGDVRIRLVGGGSGIVGWSLRGVVQDGALDGIPTVRSDAIAAAPDRHPNGVTEIDHVVLLSPNLSRTVNALAAIGVQPRRERDAEVGGQPMRQVFFRLGPVILEVVGSPDAVNDGPSSLWGITYVVADIDATAAFFGDRTLPVKDAVQPRRRITTLRHRDLGMSVRTAMISPPILGSVSR from the coding sequence TTGACCGTCACCATCGACGAAATCCACGTCGCGGACCCCGCGTCGGCATGGCGAGATGCCGGGTTCAGCGTGGACGCCGACTCGGTTTCCCGAATCGGCGACGTCCGGATACGTCTGGTCGGGGGCGGCAGCGGAATCGTCGGTTGGTCGCTCCGGGGTGTGGTTCAGGACGGCGCACTCGACGGGATCCCGACTGTGCGGTCTGATGCGATCGCCGCCGCGCCCGACAGACACCCGAACGGCGTCACCGAGATCGACCACGTTGTGCTGTTGTCGCCCAACCTCTCCCGGACCGTCAACGCCTTGGCGGCGATCGGCGTACAGCCGCGTCGGGAACGGGATGCCGAAGTCGGCGGGCAACCGATGCGGCAGGTTTTCTTCAGGCTGGGCCCGGTGATCCTCGAGGTCGTCGGCTCCCCGGATGCTGTGAACGACGGTCCGTCGTCGTTGTGGGGGATCACCTACGTCGTCGCCGACATCGACGCGACGGCAGCGTTCTTCGGCGACCGCACGTTGCCGGTCAAGGATGCGGTGCAGCCACGGCGCCGGATCACCACACTGCGGCACCGAGATCTGGGCATGTCGGTCCGCACCGCGATGATTTCGCCGCCTATTCTCGGCTCAGTGTCAAGGTGA
- a CDS encoding enoyl-CoA hydratase/isomerase family protein produces MAAVEFEEIEHGIVRVTLNRPNLLNAIDGALMDGLDDALDELSSWNYRVAILTGAGRGFCAGADLSGTGQPWTEPAGAEFKTTYDAQVRLADQLTRLYELPIPVVAAVNGVAVGGGLAYALHCDIRIASQAARFGSVFIKAGFSSLDMGTSYLLPKIVGAGAAREMMLTGRIIDAGEAYRIGLVHEVVSEDELADAALAMARSIAANNAFGVWQTKTGLNAALDAPSLRHAKEIENRTQVLTGFTNNPREAAMAHREKRAPKWDPL; encoded by the coding sequence ATGGCTGCGGTGGAATTCGAGGAGATCGAACACGGGATTGTCAGGGTCACGCTGAACCGGCCGAATCTGCTCAACGCGATCGACGGTGCCCTGATGGACGGGCTGGATGACGCCCTCGACGAGCTGAGTTCCTGGAACTACCGGGTCGCGATCCTGACCGGCGCGGGCCGGGGCTTCTGCGCGGGTGCCGACCTCAGTGGCACCGGGCAACCGTGGACCGAGCCGGCGGGAGCGGAATTCAAGACCACCTACGACGCGCAGGTTCGGCTGGCCGATCAGTTGACCCGGCTCTACGAGCTGCCCATTCCGGTGGTCGCGGCGGTGAACGGAGTCGCCGTCGGTGGCGGATTGGCCTACGCATTGCACTGCGACATCCGGATCGCCTCGCAAGCCGCCCGCTTCGGTTCGGTGTTCATCAAGGCGGGGTTCTCGTCGCTGGACATGGGCACGAGCTATCTGCTGCCGAAGATCGTGGGAGCGGGTGCGGCCCGCGAGATGATGCTCACCGGACGGATCATCGACGCGGGCGAGGCCTACCGGATCGGGCTGGTGCACGAGGTGGTGTCCGAGGACGAACTCGCCGACGCAGCCCTGGCGATGGCGCGCAGCATCGCCGCCAACAATGCGTTCGGGGTCTGGCAGACCAAGACCGGGCTCAACGCCGCCCTGGATGCGCCGAGCCTGCGGCACGCCAAGGAGATCGAGAACCGGACGCAGGTGCTGACCGGGTTCACCAACAATCCACGCGAGGCCGCGATGGCGCACCGCGAGAAGCGCGCTCCGAAGTGGGATCCGCTCTAG
- a CDS encoding SRPBCC family protein, whose protein sequence is MATVDVTVPSDVSPQQAWKLASDLNRFDEWMTIFAGWRSPVPETISEGTEVSSLIKVKGFRNTIHWRVTEYDEPNTIGLTGTGWPGIRICITMNVKDAQDRTCFHLIADFSGGVLNGPVGRLVAKILESDVRKSVSNLAALA, encoded by the coding sequence ATGGCTACTGTTGACGTAACCGTTCCCTCCGATGTGTCGCCGCAGCAAGCCTGGAAACTGGCCTCGGACCTCAACCGCTTCGATGAGTGGATGACGATCTTCGCGGGTTGGCGAAGCCCGGTACCGGAAACGATCTCCGAGGGCACCGAGGTGTCGTCGCTGATCAAGGTCAAGGGCTTTCGCAACACCATCCATTGGCGGGTCACCGAGTACGACGAGCCGAACACCATCGGTCTGACCGGCACCGGCTGGCCCGGTATCAGGATCTGCATCACGATGAACGTGAAGGACGCCCAGGATCGCACCTGCTTTCACCTGATCGCCGATTTCTCCGGAGGAGTGCTCAACGGGCCGGTGGGGCGCCTGGTCGCGAAAATCCTCGAGTCCGACGTCCGCAAATCGGTGTCGAATCTGGCCGCTTTGGCCTGA
- a CDS encoding phage holin family protein, whose product MGSFLLRAAVTGLALWVVTLIVPGISFVGGDTSLQRAGIVLVVAIVFGVVNAIVKPVVQFVSIPLYILTLGLIHIVINALMLWITAWITEHTTHWGLQIDEFWWTAIWAAIVLSIVGWLFSLPLRDAERR is encoded by the coding sequence ATGGGATCGTTCCTGCTTCGCGCCGCGGTGACCGGGTTGGCGCTGTGGGTTGTGACGCTGATCGTGCCTGGCATCAGCTTCGTGGGCGGTGACACGTCTTTACAGCGGGCCGGCATCGTTCTGGTCGTCGCCATCGTCTTCGGTGTGGTGAACGCGATCGTCAAGCCCGTCGTGCAGTTCGTGTCGATACCGCTGTACATCCTGACACTGGGACTGATTCACATCGTGATCAATGCCTTGATGTTGTGGATCACGGCGTGGATCACCGAGCACACCACCCACTGGGGATTGCAGATCGACGAGTTCTGGTGGACCGCCATCTGGGCCGCGATCGTGCTGTCGATCGTCGGCTGGCTGTTCTCTCTTCCCTTGCGGGATGCCGAGCGTCGCTAA
- a CDS encoding IS110 family transposase — translation MVVVGADVHKRTHTFVAVDEVGRKLAEKVVKATTDGHRQAVQWVRSQFGVEVVWAIEDCRHLSARLERDLLTADQKVVRVPPKLMAYARASARTRGKSDPIDALAVARAYLREPDLPIASHDQTSRELKLLIDRREDLVGQRTSTINRLLWRVHELDPDHAPKSGSLDLAKHRRLLGDWLDTVPGLVAELARDELADITRLTEQIDALAKRIGERVRVIAPVLLAMPGCGELTAAKIVGETAGVTRFKSEAAFARHSGVAPIPVWSGNTAGRVRMTRTGNRQLNAALHRIAVTQIRLPGLGQTYYRHRLAEGDSSTEALRCLKRRLARVVYSHLHTDHRNRTQPCQTAAA, via the coding sequence ATGGTTGTTGTTGGAGCCGATGTACACAAGCGCACGCACACCTTCGTCGCCGTCGACGAGGTGGGCCGCAAGCTCGCAGAGAAGGTGGTCAAGGCCACCACTGACGGGCATCGTCAGGCCGTGCAGTGGGTCCGATCCCAGTTCGGGGTCGAGGTGGTGTGGGCGATCGAAGATTGCCGGCACTTGTCGGCGCGGCTGGAGCGAGATCTGCTGACTGCTGATCAGAAGGTGGTGCGGGTGCCGCCGAAGTTGATGGCCTATGCCAGAGCCTCGGCACGGACCCGGGGTAAGTCTGACCCGATCGATGCGCTGGCCGTGGCGCGGGCCTACTTACGGGAGCCCGATCTGCCGATCGCCTCACACGACCAGACCTCACGCGAGCTGAAGTTGCTGATTGACCGCCGTGAAGACCTTGTCGGGCAACGGACTTCGACGATCAATCGGTTGTTGTGGCGGGTTCATGAACTCGATCCCGACCATGCCCCGAAATCGGGCTCTTTGGATCTAGCCAAGCATCGCAGGTTGCTCGGCGACTGGCTGGACACTGTGCCTGGTCTGGTCGCTGAGCTCGCCCGCGACGAGCTGGCGGACATCACCCGGCTCACCGAACAGATCGATGCGTTGGCCAAGCGGATCGGTGAGCGCGTGCGGGTCATCGCACCGGTACTGCTGGCGATGCCGGGGTGCGGCGAGCTCACCGCGGCCAAGATCGTCGGTGAAACCGCCGGTGTGACTCGCTTCAAAAGCGAGGCGGCTTTCGCCCGTCACAGCGGTGTGGCGCCGATACCTGTGTGGTCGGGCAATACCGCCGGACGGGTCCGCATGACCCGCACGGGCAATCGCCAACTCAACGCCGCGCTACACCGCATCGCCGTGACCCAGATCCGCCTTCCCGGCCTCGGACAGACCTACTACCGACACCGACTCGCAGAAGGCGATTCCAGCACCGAGGCCTTGCGCTGCCTCAAACGCCGCCTGGCCCGCGTCGTCTACAGCCATCTCCACACCGATCACAGAAATCGAACACAGCCTTGCCAAACGGCAGCGGCTTGA
- the rnhA gene encoding ribonuclease HI, translating to MSSEVSETVVIHTDGGCRPNPGPGGWGAVLRMREHVREMCGGEPGATSNNRMELTAPIMALEALTRPVSVHLYTDSTYVRNGITKWVLGWERNGWMTSAKQPVKNVDLWQRLQLACARHRVEWFWVKGHSGVVDNELADQLATRGLQEAVAAAAVAI from the coding sequence ATGAGCTCGGAGGTCAGCGAGACGGTTGTCATTCACACCGACGGCGGCTGCAGGCCCAATCCCGGCCCCGGGGGCTGGGGTGCGGTGCTGCGCATGCGCGAACACGTCCGCGAGATGTGCGGCGGCGAGCCAGGCGCGACGAGCAACAACCGGATGGAGCTGACCGCGCCGATCATGGCGCTGGAGGCGCTGACCCGGCCCGTGAGCGTGCACCTCTACACCGACAGCACGTATGTCCGCAACGGCATCACCAAGTGGGTGCTGGGCTGGGAGCGCAACGGCTGGATGACCTCGGCGAAGCAGCCGGTGAAGAACGTCGACCTCTGGCAGCGGCTTCAGCTCGCCTGTGCACGGCACCGCGTCGAATGGTTCTGGGTGAAAGGCCACTCGGGAGTCGTCGACAACGAGCTGGCGGACCAGTTGGCGACGCGCGGGTTGCAGGAGGCGGTTGCTGCGGCGGCGGTCGCGATCTAG